The Alistipes sp. ZOR0009 sequence TTATGGCATTATCATAGGTTGAATAAAGGTAAAAGTAAAACCAGCCTTTTGCTAAACCGCTATAGTCATCTTTATCCAAAGCCCAAGTAACCGTTTTATAGTCTTTAGAAACTTCTTCATCACTGTCGTTTGTTTCATTTATGTTCGTAGAGTGGAGTTTCCAGCCTTTTTCAGATAGAAACCTATCAACATAATCTAAATCTTTACATTGTAACAGTTGTAGTAGGTTGTTTAAATTCAGCTGTGCTTTTTGTCTGTGAACTGCCTGTCGTATTTCATTATCTCTGAGCTCCTTTTTATATTGTTGTTTTCGCTTCTGCTGTTCGGCCGCTGCTTTAATGCTTTGGGCGTTACAGTAAAAGTTAATTGATACAAGTAGGGCTAATAATATGCTTTTATTCATCACATTTACTTTCTAGGTTTATCTTATTTTGATTATAATGGAACAGCTGTCGTATTGTCAATAGAATCAGAACTTGCATTCGAGAGTAATAATTTATCTACATTCTCTTTAGAGAAAGCAACATATAATGATACCCAGTAATCATTATTGACAATTATAAAATTCAGTTTTCCATTTTTTTGATAGCCAATATAATCTCCTTTTTTGCATTCAAAATTTATTCCATATCGTTTCCCTATTTCATCTTTTAATCCATTAGCAATTGCTCCACCTTTATCAATAGCATTACCTGTAAAAGAGAATTGATATTCAATTGCAGATAGTTCTTCAGATAAATTAAATTGTTTTGTTGTATTATACCAGCTGTCCGATACCAGCGTATAAATTGGTTGTGAAAAAAAGAATATGGTTTTATTAATATAAATTTCTTCCGTGATTTCATGTATCTCATCGCATTCTGCTACATATTCCCCATTATCTGTCAGGCTGCTTCCGTAAAGCGGGTGATTTACAATGTTTTGTAGTGTTGAAAAATCATTAAATCCGTCAAATGCATTGTTCGTTGCTCGTTCAAAGAATTTTTTAATAAAACTAGTTACATTATAATAGTCTGTTTTTACAGAAGGTAGATGTTCTAAGTTAAAGTTGTAAACCATTTCTAAATTATAATCAGATAAATAAGACTTCATCTCATCGAATTGAGGATTAATGAGATATTTACCCGTTTTATCAATTACACCCCACTTATCCGCATTTTTTACATAGGCGACATCTCCAAAGAACATAGTGGCTTCATCGAATTGTGGATTGATTTCAATTTTTCCTTCTTTATTAATATAGCCATATTTATCATTTTGTTTTATCAGTGCTAGGTTGTTTTTAAAGGAAAAAGCCTCTTCAAATTGTGGATTTACAATTATCTTACCATTCTCACTAATAAAACCGAATAGTTTTCCTGAATAGATTGAGGCCATTCCTTCACTAATTGACATTGCATAATCAAATTGTGGATTAATTACATAGTTTCCTTTTACGTCTATAAATCCAGATTGCTTGCCATTATAAAAAGAAGCTTTCCCATTATGAAAATCCATTACTCCTTGAAATTGAGGATTGATCACAATTTTCCCTGATTTGTTGATAAATCCCCATTTTTTATTCTGACATACAGCTGCATAGCCTTCGTTGAAAGGGCGTGTAAATTCAAACTGCGGATTTACTACTACTTTTCCTGATTCGTCAACAAAACCAAACTTGTCATCAGTGGTTTGAAACATTGCAAGACCTTCTGAAAACCCAAAAGCATATTTTGCCTGCTTTAACTGAAATATTGTTTCTCCCGATTTATTAATACAAGTTGGGTAACCTCCATCAACAACAACAAATGCGAATCCTTCTTTAAAAGGAGTTCCTTCCTTAAATTTTGCAGGTATTTTATATTTTCCATCTTCAGTAATGTATCCTACTTTACCGTCAACTGACAAAACTTTTGCTAAGCCATCACGAAAGAATTGTGCGTCTTTAAATTGTGGGTTAATTTTGTATTCCCCTTTTTTGTTAACATATCCCCACTTCTCTCCCGTTTTTACTGGAATTAGTTCGAAGTTAACCTTGTTTTGATTATTCGAACATGATAGGGCGATAAAACACACACAACTAATCATGAATGTTTTCAATGTAATTTTTCCCATTTTATAATTATTTGAACATTTTATTTTCATACTCTAAGAACTTTTTGCCTTACCTACAACATCTATTATATAATCAACTAACTGCAATTACTTCCGACTTGTATAAATAAAGTATTGATAAATAGTGTTTTATGATAAAAAAGATGCTTGATAGGCAGTTGTGGTTTATGCTTGTCTGTTGTTAGCAGTATTTGGTTGTACGAAAGTCCGTAAACCGCTTGTATGACCTTTGGAAACTGAATCTGCGATTATTATCCAAAATCGGGAAGTAATAGTAGCCCTTTGGCTTTTCATAATCTTCAGCCCGTACTGGATGTAACTGAAAAAATTAACTCTATATTTGTTCACTAAAGTTTTACGTTTATAAGATGGCTCTAAATTAACCGCTTTTTCTTATTGTTGTATGCCAAGCGCAAAATAATTTTAACATTACAGACGAAATGCAAAGCAGCAGGTCTGCTATCCTGTGTGCTATGCGGCATTTAGCCAATTTTTAGTTTTCTAAATGATGCTTTTCGTGTCTCTGCGTTGTATGGATACAAGCACAACCAGCCCCTCACAGTACAGAAATGGTTATTTATTTGCAGTATATGGTAATCTTCCAATGGCCTATACAGCCAGCGATTTTAGCCTTACGACCAGTTCAATCCTATTCCTAGAGTTAATGTACATCTTTTTTATCTCCTGAAGCTCGTACCCGGTCATCGTGACGTATGCAGTGTCGGAGTTTGGGGCCAGAACCCGACAGATATACTCGCCATTTTATGGTGTGTGTGATTTCTTCTCCTAAGCTTGCATCTAACATCTAGCGTTCGGAATTTGTCGTTGGTAAGTTTGGGGTAGAATTTCTCGTCTTCGAGTATCAATATTTTCATCCAAAATATAGAACAAGCGCATTGCTCGTTGCATAATAAAAATATATTTGTAGAAGATACTATTTGGATATAAATCGTCAGACAACGCTACATGAAACCCGCATGGCTAGCAGCCGTAGGCAGCTATGAATAAAATCTTTTGATGCGGGTTGCATCCAACCGTTAAAAACAATTTTATTAGGATGAATGTAAGGATACTTCTACTATTTGCCATGGCCATCTTTGGGTGGTATGGCGCTGCGGCTCAAATCAGCATTAGGTCGGGCAGCAGCACCGAAAACCCCATCAAGATTACCGATCTCTCCGTAAAGGTTAAG is a genomic window containing:
- a CDS encoding WG repeat-containing protein — encoded protein: MGKITLKTFMISCVCFIALSCSNNQNKVNFELIPVKTGEKWGYVNKKGEYKINPQFKDAQFFRDGLAKVLSVDGKVGYITEDGKYKIPAKFKEGTPFKEGFAFVVVDGGYPTCINKSGETIFQLKQAKYAFGFSEGLAMFQTTDDKFGFVDESGKVVVNPQFEFTRPFNEGYAAVCQNKKWGFINKSGKIVINPQFQGVMDFHNGKASFYNGKQSGFIDVKGNYVINPQFDYAMSISEGMASIYSGKLFGFISENGKIIVNPQFEEAFSFKNNLALIKQNDKYGYINKEGKIEINPQFDEATMFFGDVAYVKNADKWGVIDKTGKYLINPQFDEMKSYLSDYNLEMVYNFNLEHLPSVKTDYYNVTSFIKKFFERATNNAFDGFNDFSTLQNIVNHPLYGSSLTDNGEYVAECDEIHEITEEIYINKTIFFFSQPIYTLVSDSWYNTTKQFNLSEELSAIEYQFSFTGNAIDKGGAIANGLKDEIGKRYGINFECKKGDYIGYQKNGKLNFIIVNNDYWVSLYVAFSKENVDKLLLSNASSDSIDNTTAVPL